One Rosa chinensis cultivar Old Blush chromosome 5, RchiOBHm-V2, whole genome shotgun sequence genomic region harbors:
- the LOC112166825 gene encoding probable serine/threonine-protein kinase PBL18 isoform X1, with protein sequence MGNLCFKPAKCAHASSNNFPVPPGGTKYNGKEQQDLASSNQDRPLGGPNTKALIAPNAADTCVPSTLKSFSFIDLKNATRNFRPDSLLGEGGFGCVFKGWIDANTLAPTRPGTGLVVAIKRLKRESFQGHKEWLAEVNYLGQFHHENLVKLIGYCSASDNRLLVYEFMPKGSLENHLFRKGVQPIPWAMRMNIAIDVARGLSFLHSLDANVIYRDLKASNILLDSDFSAKLSDFGLARDGPTGDNTHVSTRVVGTRGYAAPEYVATGHLTPKSDVYSFGVVLLELLSGRRAMDDERAGSVEETLVDWAKPFLIDSKRVLRIMDTRLGGQYPKKAAQAAAALALQCLHTDPKNRPLMIDVLATLERLHSKEIVRTQQPKLTPHGVKHSNHLTR encoded by the exons GAGGTACAAAGTACAATGGGAAGGAACAGCAGGATTTAGCATCCTCCAACCAGGACAGACCATTGGGTGGTCCCAATACTAAAGCTCTAATAGCACCCAATGCAGCTGATACATGTGTTCCTAGCACCCTTAAGTCCTTTAGTTTCATTGATCTCAAGAATGCTACTAGGAACTTCCGCCCAGATAGTCTACTTGGAGAGGGAGGGTTTGGGTGTGTCTTCAAAGGCTGGATTGATGCAAACACCTTGGCTCCCACTAGACCAGGAACTGGCTTGGTGGTGGCTATCAAGAGGCTCAAGCGAGAAAGCTTTCAAGGTCACAAGGAATGGCTT GCAGAAGTGAACTATCTTGGTCAGTTTCACCATGAAAATCTTGTTAAACTCATAGGGTATTGCTCAGCATCTGACAATAGACTTCTTGTTTACGAGTTTATGCCCaagggaagtttggagaatcatTTGTTTAGGA AAGGTGTACAGCCTATACCATGGGCTATGCGGATGAATATTGCAATTGATGTTGCAAGGGGGTTGTCCTTTTTACATAGTTTAGATGCTAATGTTATCTACCGTGACTTGAAAGCTTCCAACATTCTACTTGATTCA GATTTCAGTGCAAAGCTATCAGATTTTGGTTTAGCAAGGGACGGTCCTACTGGAGACAACACTCATGTTTCAACCAGAGTCGTGGGAACTAGAGGCTATGCTGCACCAGAATATGTTGCTACAG GTCACTTGACACCAAAGAGTGATGTGTACAGCTTCGGTGTCGTTCTGTTAGAGCTACTATCAGGAAGACGAGCAATGGATGATGAGAGAGCTGGGAGTGTGGAGGAAACACTGGTGGATTGGGCAAAGCCATTTTTGATTGATAGTAAACGAGTTCTGAGAATCATGGACACAAGGTTGGGGGGTCAATATCCGAAGAAAGCCGCCCAAGCTGCAGCCGCACTTGCTTTGCAGTGTCTTCATACAGATCCAAAGAATAGGCCACTCATGATCGATGTTCTAGCCACATTGGAACGACTCCACTCAAAGGAGATAGTGCGGACTCAACAACCTAAACTAACCCCTCATGGGGTTAAGCATTCGAACCATCTCACAAGATAA
- the LOC112166825 gene encoding probable serine/threonine-protein kinase PBL18 isoform X2: MGNLCFKPAKCAHASSNNFPVPPGGTKYNGKEQQDLASSNQDRPLGGPNTKALIAPNAADTCVPSTLKSFSFIDLKNATRNFRPDSLLGEGGFGCVFKGWIDANTLAPTRPGTGLVVAIKRLKRESFQGHKEWLAEVNYLGQFHHENLVKLIGYCSASDNRLLVYEFMPKGSLENHLFRSVQPIPWAMRMNIAIDVARGLSFLHSLDANVIYRDLKASNILLDSDFSAKLSDFGLARDGPTGDNTHVSTRVVGTRGYAAPEYVATGHLTPKSDVYSFGVVLLELLSGRRAMDDERAGSVEETLVDWAKPFLIDSKRVLRIMDTRLGGQYPKKAAQAAAALALQCLHTDPKNRPLMIDVLATLERLHSKEIVRTQQPKLTPHGVKHSNHLTR; encoded by the exons GAGGTACAAAGTACAATGGGAAGGAACAGCAGGATTTAGCATCCTCCAACCAGGACAGACCATTGGGTGGTCCCAATACTAAAGCTCTAATAGCACCCAATGCAGCTGATACATGTGTTCCTAGCACCCTTAAGTCCTTTAGTTTCATTGATCTCAAGAATGCTACTAGGAACTTCCGCCCAGATAGTCTACTTGGAGAGGGAGGGTTTGGGTGTGTCTTCAAAGGCTGGATTGATGCAAACACCTTGGCTCCCACTAGACCAGGAACTGGCTTGGTGGTGGCTATCAAGAGGCTCAAGCGAGAAAGCTTTCAAGGTCACAAGGAATGGCTT GCAGAAGTGAACTATCTTGGTCAGTTTCACCATGAAAATCTTGTTAAACTCATAGGGTATTGCTCAGCATCTGACAATAGACTTCTTGTTTACGAGTTTATGCCCaagggaagtttggagaatcatTTGTTTAGGA GTGTACAGCCTATACCATGGGCTATGCGGATGAATATTGCAATTGATGTTGCAAGGGGGTTGTCCTTTTTACATAGTTTAGATGCTAATGTTATCTACCGTGACTTGAAAGCTTCCAACATTCTACTTGATTCA GATTTCAGTGCAAAGCTATCAGATTTTGGTTTAGCAAGGGACGGTCCTACTGGAGACAACACTCATGTTTCAACCAGAGTCGTGGGAACTAGAGGCTATGCTGCACCAGAATATGTTGCTACAG GTCACTTGACACCAAAGAGTGATGTGTACAGCTTCGGTGTCGTTCTGTTAGAGCTACTATCAGGAAGACGAGCAATGGATGATGAGAGAGCTGGGAGTGTGGAGGAAACACTGGTGGATTGGGCAAAGCCATTTTTGATTGATAGTAAACGAGTTCTGAGAATCATGGACACAAGGTTGGGGGGTCAATATCCGAAGAAAGCCGCCCAAGCTGCAGCCGCACTTGCTTTGCAGTGTCTTCATACAGATCCAAAGAATAGGCCACTCATGATCGATGTTCTAGCCACATTGGAACGACTCCACTCAAAGGAGATAGTGCGGACTCAACAACCTAAACTAACCCCTCATGGGGTTAAGCATTCGAACCATCTCACAAGATAA